One stretch of Pararhizobium qamdonense DNA includes these proteins:
- a CDS encoding branched-chain amino acid ABC transporter substrate-binding protein, producing the protein MFRWIFASLVIAGSVQAVPALAAGLKIAVVAPAEGPFALLGQQMLDGARFQAEDRGSEIIAIPETCEANDAEALKKALIASGAEAAIGFLCTESLEAALPALAEAGIPALTLSVRSDILMEDALKKKWPFFRLVPSAKAEAAKVTEIILSRWKNEPLGLIEDGTIHGRELVETVRSALADIGLTPTFSDTYRPAQEQQVSLVRRLAKSGVTHVFTSGDRADTAIIARDAASEKLALTLMGGETLDAANVPVPLANGVLAVSLPDYATLPGAKGAVDAMTAAKLLPEGYVLPAFAAVTLLEQAKDQAGKDGGPLLDALAKGPYPTVLGPIRFNASHELADNPYRLLQWQNNRFIAAPTVPGSP; encoded by the coding sequence ATGTTTCGTTGGATTTTTGCCAGCCTCGTGATTGCCGGATCGGTGCAGGCCGTCCCCGCGTTGGCCGCCGGGCTGAAGATCGCTGTCGTTGCGCCGGCCGAGGGGCCTTTTGCGTTGCTTGGCCAGCAGATGCTCGACGGCGCCCGCTTCCAGGCCGAGGATCGCGGCTCAGAAATCATCGCAATTCCCGAAACCTGCGAAGCCAATGATGCGGAAGCCCTGAAAAAGGCGCTGATCGCCAGCGGCGCCGAAGCGGCGATCGGTTTTCTGTGTACCGAAAGCCTGGAAGCCGCGCTCCCGGCGCTTGCCGAGGCCGGTATTCCCGCCCTGACGCTTAGCGTCCGTTCCGATATCCTGATGGAAGACGCGCTGAAAAAGAAATGGCCGTTCTTCCGGCTGGTGCCGAGCGCCAAGGCCGAAGCTGCCAAGGTGACGGAGATCATTCTGTCGCGCTGGAAGAACGAACCGCTGGGACTGATCGAGGACGGCACGATCCACGGACGCGAACTGGTGGAAACGGTGCGCAGCGCTTTGGCTGACATCGGCCTCACCCCGACATTCTCCGACACCTACCGCCCCGCCCAGGAACAGCAGGTCAGCCTTGTACGCCGCCTGGCAAAGAGCGGCGTGACGCACGTGTTCACCAGCGGCGACCGGGCCGATACCGCGATCATCGCGCGCGATGCGGCCTCCGAAAAACTTGCCCTGACGCTGATGGGCGGCGAGACGCTCGATGCGGCCAACGTTCCGGTTCCGCTGGCAAACGGGGTGCTGGCCGTGTCCCTGCCCGACTACGCCACGCTGCCCGGCGCCAAGGGCGCGGTCGATGCCATGACGGCGGCAAAACTGCTCCCCGAAGGCTATGTGCTTCCGGCCTTTGCAGCTGTCACGCTGTTGGAACAGGCCAAGGATCAGGCCGGCAAGGATGGCGGCCCGCTGCTGGATGCGCTTGCCAAAGGCCCCTACCCGACCGTCCTCGGCCCCATCCGCTTCAACGCCAGCCACGAGCTGGCAGACAACCCCTACCGCCTGCTGCAATGGCAAAACAACCGGTTCATCGCCGCACCAACGGTTCCGGGAAGCCCGTGA
- a CDS encoding ferritin-like domain-containing protein: protein MTDLPEIRSLRDGAVRAIRADDLDIKTLLTQETARRWNERTLSLRSPLDMAVPERPGRPQKPELIPPRQMPKRALTTDKGRIALLHAIAHIELNAVDLALDIVARFATEPVPNSFFDGWMKVAFEEAKHFRMVRDRLRELGADYGDLPAHDGLWQAAHDTRNDLTARLAVVPLILEARGLDVTPALQAKMREAGDLESAAVLDVIYEDEKGHVAVGAKWFRFLCARQKKDPAAAFQALVRANFRGPLKAPFNDIARAEAGLTPSFYRSMTASVNT from the coding sequence ATGACGGACCTGCCGGAAATCCGCAGCCTTCGCGATGGCGCGGTCCGCGCCATCCGCGCTGATGATCTCGATATCAAGACGCTGCTGACCCAGGAGACAGCCCGCCGCTGGAACGAGCGCACCCTGTCGCTGCGCTCGCCGCTCGATATGGCCGTGCCTGAACGTCCCGGAAGGCCGCAAAAGCCCGAATTGATACCGCCGCGGCAGATGCCGAAGCGGGCGCTCACGACCGACAAAGGCCGGATCGCCCTTTTACATGCCATCGCCCATATCGAACTGAATGCCGTCGATCTGGCGCTCGATATCGTCGCCCGGTTCGCAACGGAGCCGGTGCCGAACTCGTTCTTCGACGGTTGGATGAAGGTGGCCTTCGAGGAGGCCAAGCATTTCCGCATGGTGCGCGATCGCCTGCGTGAGCTGGGTGCCGATTATGGCGACCTGCCGGCCCATGACGGACTGTGGCAGGCAGCGCATGACACGCGCAACGACCTGACGGCGCGGCTGGCGGTGGTACCGCTGATCCTTGAGGCGCGCGGCCTCGACGTGACGCCTGCGCTGCAGGCAAAGATGCGCGAAGCCGGCGATCTGGAAAGTGCTGCGGTGCTCGACGTGATCTACGAGGACGAAAAGGGCCATGTGGCGGTTGGTGCCAAATGGTTCCGGTTTCTCTGCGCGCGCCAGAAGAAGGACCCGGCCGCCGCATTTCAGGCCCTGGTCCGGGCCAATTTTCGCGGTCCGCTCAAGGCCCCGTTCAACGATATCGCCCGCGCCGAAGCCGGCCTGACCCCGTCGTTCTACCGCTCGATGACGGCCTCGGTAAACACCTGA
- a CDS encoding M23 family metallopeptidase: MVSTESQVFGKRAQKHIIILASGDKVRHMTIRPWMAAVSVCFVSVFSIGYLAATSYLVLRDDLIGGTMARQARMQHEYEDRIAALRAQVDRVTSRQLLDQQVLEDKVEKLLQQQMALSSRHGRLGTLLDRAEESGIAEKDIQPEAAPVESQKRADAGGGLKAIERLMGMGGNTPQQKMALAYAPQATSNGQEAMSDRADRLFSKVTLSLKDIEQQQKTRIDNLTAGASEATDAIMTILARTGVKLDADEVAVTPAVTADDDAIGGPFVEPETTEAFDNSLIGLDTALGRLESVRSQAKKLPFNNPSPASDITSTFGNRLDPFLGRLALHAGIDFRAPTGTRILATAPGTVITAGKNGGYGNMVEIDHGNGITTRYAHLSTILVNAGDKIRTGEPIARSGSTGRSTGPHLHYEVRLNGEAVDPMRFLTAGIKLSHYIN; encoded by the coding sequence TTGGTGTCTACGGAAAGCCAGGTTTTCGGCAAGCGCGCACAAAAGCACATCATCATTCTGGCCAGCGGCGACAAGGTTCGCCACATGACCATCCGCCCCTGGATGGCCGCAGTTTCCGTCTGTTTCGTCTCCGTATTTTCGATCGGCTACCTCGCCGCCACCTCCTATCTCGTACTGCGCGACGACCTGATCGGCGGCACGATGGCCCGCCAGGCGCGCATGCAGCATGAATATGAAGACCGGATCGCCGCCTTGCGCGCGCAGGTCGATCGCGTCACCAGCCGTCAGCTCCTCGATCAGCAGGTGTTGGAAGACAAGGTCGAAAAACTGCTGCAGCAGCAGATGGCGCTCTCCTCCCGCCACGGCCGTCTTGGCACATTGCTCGACCGCGCAGAAGAATCAGGCATTGCCGAAAAGGATATTCAGCCAGAGGCAGCGCCGGTCGAAAGCCAGAAGCGCGCCGATGCCGGCGGTGGCCTGAAGGCGATCGAGCGGTTGATGGGCATGGGCGGCAACACGCCGCAGCAGAAGATGGCGCTGGCCTATGCGCCCCAAGCCACGTCAAACGGCCAGGAAGCGATGTCGGACCGCGCCGACCGGCTGTTTTCGAAAGTGACGTTGTCGCTGAAGGATATTGAACAGCAGCAGAAAACCCGTATCGACAACCTGACGGCCGGCGCCTCGGAAGCCACCGATGCCATCATGACCATCCTTGCCCGCACCGGCGTCAAGCTTGATGCAGACGAGGTGGCCGTCACACCAGCCGTGACCGCAGACGACGACGCCATCGGCGGGCCGTTCGTGGAGCCAGAAACGACCGAGGCCTTCGATAACTCGCTGATCGGGCTCGATACAGCGCTTGGCCGCCTGGAGAGCGTCCGCAGCCAGGCGAAAAAGCTGCCGTTCAACAATCCATCGCCGGCCAGCGACATCACATCCACCTTCGGCAACCGGCTCGACCCGTTTCTGGGACGGCTGGCGCTGCATGCCGGCATCGATTTCCGGGCGCCGACGGGAACGCGGATCCTTGCGACCGCACCCGGCACGGTGATCACCGCCGGCAAGAATGGCGGTTACGGCAACATGGTCGAAATCGACCATGGCAATGGGATCACCACCCGCTACGCGCATCTCTCGACGATCCTGGTGAATGCCGGCGACAAGATCAGAACCGGCGAACCCATTGCCCGATCCGGCAGCACCGGCCGCTCCACGGGCCCGCACCTGCATTATGAAGTCCGTTTGAATGGCGAAGCGGTCGATCCTATGCGGTTCCTGACTGCTGGCATCAAGCTTAGCCACTACATCAACTGA
- a CDS encoding XdhC family protein: MLPAHLHEINAARDARRAMVVVSDLDTGETRLLRAEELSDPVSASAVESALRTGKAGLAGIGGRSVFINVHQPPPRIVAIGAGHIAQALAGMAAIAGFDMVIIDPRGSMISPATFGTAALFAEQPEDVFQRRPLDAFTALAAVAHDPSIDDLPLTKALAAQCFYVGALGGKKSHAKRIERLAGLGVDDAAIARIHGPIGLDIRAANPAEIAVSILADIILSLRTRNVSATAI, encoded by the coding sequence ATGTTGCCAGCGCATTTGCACGAGATCAATGCGGCGCGCGATGCACGGCGGGCAATGGTTGTGGTGTCCGACCTCGACACCGGGGAAACCCGGTTGTTGCGCGCGGAGGAGTTGTCCGATCCCGTCTCTGCGTCGGCAGTCGAATCGGCGTTGCGCACGGGAAAAGCAGGTCTTGCTGGGATTGGCGGCCGGTCCGTCTTCATCAATGTCCACCAGCCGCCGCCGCGTATTGTTGCCATAGGCGCAGGTCATATCGCGCAGGCTTTGGCCGGGATGGCCGCGATTGCGGGTTTCGACATGGTGATCATCGATCCGCGCGGCTCCATGATCTCACCCGCAACATTCGGCACGGCTGCACTTTTTGCAGAACAGCCCGAAGACGTGTTCCAGCGGCGGCCTCTTGATGCTTTCACGGCGCTGGCTGCGGTCGCGCATGATCCGTCGATCGATGACCTGCCTTTGACGAAGGCGCTTGCGGCGCAATGTTTCTATGTCGGCGCGCTCGGCGGCAAGAAGAGCCATGCCAAGCGGATCGAGCGGCTGGCCGGGCTTGGCGTAGACGATGCCGCGATTGCGCGCATTCATGGCCCGATCGGCCTTGATATCCGCGCGGCCAATCCCGCTGAAATCGCCGTTTCCATTCTCGCCGATATCATCCTTTCGCTCCGGACGCGCAATGTCTCGGCGACGGCTATCTGA
- a CDS encoding TfoX/Sxy family protein gives MDNVAIEEMFSALGPVTVKRMFGGKGIYFEGRILALEVGGDILLKADAESTGAFEDAGSSQWTYDGKGKLVKMPYWSVPEEAFDDPDDMARWVRLAYEAALRAKK, from the coding sequence ATGGACAATGTGGCAATCGAAGAGATGTTTTCGGCGCTCGGCCCGGTGACGGTCAAACGCATGTTTGGCGGCAAGGGGATCTATTTCGAGGGCCGGATCCTGGCGCTGGAAGTCGGCGGCGATATCCTGTTGAAGGCAGATGCCGAGAGTACCGGGGCGTTCGAAGATGCCGGCAGTTCGCAATGGACCTACGACGGCAAGGGCAAGCTTGTGAAGATGCCCTACTGGTCCGTTCCGGAAGAGGCCTTCGATGATCCCGACGACATGGCGCGCTGGGTGCGGCTTGCCTATGAGGCAGCGTTGCGGGCTAAGAAATAG
- a CDS encoding peroxiredoxin — MANLTEGAIAPDFTLPREGGGTVSLGDFNGKSVVLFFYPKDDTSGCTTESIAFSGLLSEFSQAGTVVIGMSPDSVKKHDKFAKKYDLSVILASDEDLSVLNSYGVWVEKSMYGRKYMGVERTTLLIGPDGVIRRIWPKVKVAGHAEEVLAAAKSLAGGTI, encoded by the coding sequence ATGGCGAACCTGACCGAAGGCGCAATTGCACCGGATTTTACCCTGCCCCGCGAAGGCGGCGGAACCGTTTCCCTCGGTGATTTCAACGGAAAATCGGTCGTTCTCTTCTTCTACCCCAAGGATGACACCAGCGGCTGCACCACCGAATCAATCGCGTTCAGCGGACTTCTGAGCGAATTTTCGCAAGCCGGCACTGTGGTCATCGGCATGTCGCCCGATTCGGTGAAGAAGCACGACAAGTTCGCCAAGAAGTATGATCTGTCGGTGATTCTTGCTTCGGACGAGGATTTGTCCGTCCTCAACAGCTATGGCGTCTGGGTGGAAAAGAGCATGTATGGCCGCAAATATATGGGTGTTGAGCGTACGACCCTGCTGATCGGTCCCGATGGCGTCATCCGGCGCATCTGGCCGAAGGTGAAGGTCGCCGGTCATGCCGAAGAGGTGCTGGCAGCTGCCAAAAGCCTTGCCGGGGGAACGATCTGA
- a CDS encoding NUDIX hydrolase: protein MAVPGIDFPGVGSGLAVLNDGKLLLCRRLKAPEAGHWSIVGGKVDHMEAVADAARREAEEESGLTIHSARFLCLSEQRIEADRQHWISLIYMTDDFSGAPQLMEPDKLSDIGWYALDALPQPLSVFAQDAVKALREQAIS, encoded by the coding sequence ATGGCAGTTCCAGGCATCGATTTTCCCGGCGTGGGATCAGGGCTTGCCGTCTTAAATGACGGCAAGCTTTTGCTTTGCAGGCGTTTGAAAGCACCAGAAGCCGGCCATTGGAGCATCGTCGGCGGCAAGGTCGATCATATGGAAGCGGTTGCTGACGCCGCGCGCCGCGAGGCCGAAGAAGAGAGCGGTCTGACGATCCATTCCGCCCGTTTTCTCTGCCTCAGCGAGCAGCGGATCGAGGCCGACCGGCAGCACTGGATTTCGCTGATCTACATGACCGATGATTTCTCCGGCGCGCCACAGCTGATGGAACCCGACAAACTCTCCGATATCGGCTGGTATGCGCTCGACGCCCTGCCGCAGCCGCTTTCCGTTTTCGCGCAGGATGCGGTGAAGGCATTGCGGGAACAGGCTATTTCTTAG
- a CDS encoding DEAD/DEAH box helicase: MTTFSDLGLSQKVLTAVTDAGYTIPTPIQAGAIPPALQRRDILGIAQTGTGKTASFVLPMLTLLEKGRARARMPRTLILEPTRELAAQVAENFEKYGKNHKLNVALLIGGVSFDEQDRKLERGADVLICTPGRLLDHCERGKLLMTGVEILVIDEADRMLDMGFIPDIERIAKLIPFTRQTLFFSATMPPEIQKLADRFLQNPERVEVSTRSSTATTVTQRLVASHGKDYEKRAVLRDLIQKQEELKNAIIFCNRKLDVAELYRSLSRHGFSVGALHGDMDQSSRTKMLAGFKDNAITLLVASDVAARGLDIPDVSHVFNFDVPIHAEDYVHRIGRTGRAGRSGAAFTLVSKRDTKFVDAIEKLIDKKIEWLNGDLSALPAPMESHESSKPERGGRDGKRGGRRNDRDREHAPRPIASHKSDIKSDDSPAVIAAPLEPVVTKAEPVRSERKAETKPQNAGRNSNRPAPQPYPANDDNRDRRNRYRRDHDDGPTPVGFGDDIPAFMLIAGKA; the protein is encoded by the coding sequence TTGACCACTTTTTCAGACCTTGGCCTGAGCCAAAAAGTTCTTACCGCAGTCACAGACGCGGGCTACACCATCCCCACACCGATCCAGGCAGGCGCCATTCCGCCAGCCCTGCAGCGGCGTGATATTCTGGGCATCGCCCAGACGGGCACGGGTAAGACGGCATCCTTCGTGCTGCCGATGCTGACGCTTCTGGAAAAGGGCCGTGCCCGCGCCCGTATGCCGCGCACGCTCATTCTTGAGCCGACGCGCGAACTGGCGGCCCAGGTTGCTGAAAACTTTGAGAAATACGGCAAGAACCACAAGCTCAATGTCGCCCTTCTGATCGGCGGCGTGTCCTTCGATGAGCAGGACCGCAAGCTCGAACGTGGCGCCGACGTGCTGATCTGCACGCCAGGCCGCCTGCTTGACCATTGCGAACGCGGCAAGCTCTTGATGACCGGCGTCGAAATCCTCGTCATCGACGAGGCCGACCGCATGCTCGACATGGGCTTCATTCCCGATATCGAGCGAATCGCCAAGCTGATCCCGTTCACGCGCCAGACCCTGTTCTTCTCGGCCACGATGCCGCCGGAAATCCAGAAGCTGGCCGACCGGTTCCTGCAGAACCCGGAACGTGTCGAAGTGTCCACGCGGTCTTCGACGGCCACCACGGTGACGCAGCGTCTGGTCGCGTCCCACGGCAAGGATTATGAAAAACGCGCGGTTCTGCGCGATCTGATCCAGAAGCAGGAAGAACTGAAGAACGCTATCATCTTCTGCAATCGCAAGCTCGATGTTGCCGAACTCTACCGCTCGCTGTCGCGTCACGGTTTCTCGGTCGGCGCGCTGCATGGCGACATGGATCAGAGCTCGCGCACGAAAATGCTGGCGGGCTTCAAGGACAACGCGATTACATTGCTGGTCGCATCCGACGTCGCCGCGCGCGGCCTCGACATTCCGGATGTCAGCCATGTCTTCAATTTTGACGTGCCGATCCATGCAGAAGACTATGTCCACCGCATCGGACGCACCGGCCGTGCCGGCCGTTCGGGTGCTGCGTTCACGCTGGTATCCAAGCGCGACACGAAATTCGTCGATGCCATCGAAAAGCTGATCGACAAGAAGATCGAATGGCTGAACGGCGATCTCTCTGCCCTGCCCGCTCCGATGGAAAGCCATGAGAGCAGCAAGCCCGAGCGCGGCGGCCGTGACGGCAAGCGCGGTGGCCGGCGCAACGACCGGGATCGCGAACACGCGCCCCGGCCCATCGCCAGTCACAAATCGGACATCAAATCAGACGATAGTCCGGCAGTCATAGCAGCCCCTCTCGAACCGGTAGTAACAAAGGCAGAACCTGTGAGATCAGAACGCAAGGCAGAAACGAAACCGCAGAATGCCGGCCGTAACAGCAACCGTCCTGCTCCCCAGCCGTATCCTGCCAATGACGACAATCGTGATCGCCGCAACCGCTACCGCCGCGACCATGATGACGGCCCGACACCGGTCGGCTTCGGCGACGATATCCCGGCATTCATGCTGATTGCCGGCAAAGCCTGA
- a CDS encoding XdhC family protein translates to MPDTDPLTFAAEWHADGRDVAIATVIETWSSAPRPAGSHLVIDAQGNFQGSVSGGCIEEALVAEASDVIASGKARIAEFAVTDDTAQNAGLFCGGRIRVLIEKLR, encoded by the coding sequence ATGCCAGATACCGATCCGCTGACGTTTGCCGCAGAGTGGCATGCCGACGGACGTGATGTCGCGATCGCAACGGTGATCGAGACTTGGAGTTCCGCGCCGCGACCGGCGGGAAGCCATTTGGTGATCGATGCGCAGGGTAACTTTCAAGGTTCTGTGTCCGGCGGCTGTATCGAGGAGGCTCTGGTTGCTGAGGCGTCTGATGTGATCGCTTCCGGCAAAGCGCGGATTGCAGAATTCGCTGTTACCGACGATACCGCCCAAAATGCCGGCCTGTTCTGTGGCGGGCGTATTCGCGTCCTTATCGAAAAACTGAGATAG
- a CDS encoding flavin reductase: protein MGFIFRCNLYVLKTYLDLETAVLDKTQLDPLTYRDAMSRLAGHVHIVTAAHAGVRRGVTITAACSVSDDPATLLVCLNGANPRNDIFTESGSFALNLLGADQMDLAHVFSGKNPVDPSERFSHGTWNALKTGAPILEEAVAAFDCRLIDIKTVATHIVLFGEVVAVTLGQQKPALVYLDRDYRTL, encoded by the coding sequence ATGGGTTTCATATTCCGTTGCAATCTCTATGTGTTAAAAACGTACCTCGATCTGGAGACTGCCGTGTTGGACAAGACCCAACTGGATCCGCTGACCTACCGTGATGCCATGAGCCGGCTGGCCGGTCACGTGCATATCGTGACGGCGGCGCATGCGGGTGTGCGGCGCGGCGTGACGATCACGGCTGCCTGCTCGGTCTCGGACGATCCGGCGACGCTGCTCGTCTGCCTCAACGGCGCCAACCCGCGCAACGACATCTTTACAGAGAGCGGCAGTTTTGCCCTCAATCTTTTGGGCGCCGACCAGATGGATCTTGCCCATGTGTTTTCCGGCAAGAACCCCGTCGATCCCTCGGAGCGCTTTTCCCACGGAACCTGGAATGCTTTGAAAACCGGCGCGCCAATCCTGGAAGAGGCGGTTGCGGCCTTCGATTGCCGGTTGATCGATATCAAGACGGTTGCCACGCATATCGTTCTGTTCGGCGAGGTTGTCGCTGTCACCCTCGGCCAGCAGAAGCCGGCGCTGGTTTATCTCGACCGGGACTACCGCACCTTATAG